CGGCCGTTCGCCGTCGGGGATGCGAAGGAACTTGAGATAGCCGAAAATCTTGTTCGCCTTCGCGGGCACCCGATCGAGTCCGGCCTCGCCGCCGATCGGCAGGAACAACCGGAACCACTGGTCGAAGCCCATCGGGCGGAAGCGCTCGATGTCGCCGCCGCCGAGCGTGACGCGCACCCAGTGCGGAGCCAGGCGTTCCGACCGGAGCACGGTGAGGTGGAGGAGCTCGGACGAGAGCGGCTTGACCAGCTTGCTGTATGCCATCGGTGTGCCTTTCGGGCTGCGGGGAAGCGTTCAGGGCTTCCAGGGGAGGAGGGCGAGGAAGATCGCGGCGGATGCCGTGAGCATGAGCGCGACGAACACGACGTCGCGGCGGCGGAAGGGCACCCTGTGGCGTTCGGTGCGGGTGTCGTGTGCGCCGAAGGCGCGGGAGTCCATGGCGAGGGCGACGCGCTCGGCGTGACGGATGGCTCCGGCCAGCAGGGGCACGATGTAGCCCCAGGCGCGGGCAAGACGGGCGAACGGCCCGCGTCCGCCGTGGTGGCCGCGGACGCGGTGCGCCGCGCGGATCACGGCCAGTTCGTGCCCGAACCGCGGCACGAACCGGAACGCCGCGAGGGCCGTGTACCCGATGCGGTACGGCACGCGAAGCTGCTGCACGCTCGCGCGGACGAGATCGGGTCCCGTCGTGGTGAGTCCGCCGATGAGGGCGAGCGCGACGATCGCGCCCAGGCGCAGCGAGGTCGCGAAGCCCGCGGCGAGGGCGCCCTGGCGGAGCGTCCAGCCGCCGAGCTCGACGACGGGTGGCGTGCCCGCGACGCGCGCCGCGTCGACCCAGAGGGAGAAGCCCGCTCCGATGAGGAGCACGCCGAGCGGCAGGGCCGCGAACAGGATCACGGCGTTGCGCCGGCTCGGCCGCGCGCCGGTGAGCAGCACGAGGTACGACAGGGCGAGGAATGCCGCAGGGGTCGCGACGTCGCGTACGAACACGAGCACCACGATCGCGGGCAGCACGGCCGCGACCTTCGCGAGGGGATTGAGGCCGTACAGGAACCAGCGCGTCGTCGCCGGGGCGAGCGGCGCGTAGGGGTCGATGCGCGCGGTCATGCGCGTGCCGCCAGCATCCGATGCAGGGCAGGCAGGCGCAGTCCCGCCGAGGTGAAGACGCTCTCGTCGCGGAAGAGCTCGTGCGTGCGCCCTGCGGCGTGCACGCGCCCGGCGCGGAGGATCACGGTGTGGGTCGCGTGCTCGGCGACGAGCTGCAGATCGTGGGTCACGACGACCACCGTGGTGCCCTCGGCGCGCAGCGCGTCGAGCAGGTCGAGCAGTTCAGAGGCGCGAGCGCGGTCCTGTCCGAAGGTGGGCTCGTCGAGCGCGAGCACGGGTGGCCCGGTGATGAGCGCCGTGCCCACCGACAGCCGCCGCTTCTCGCCGCCGGAGAGCAGGAACGGGTGCACGTCGGCCTTGTGGTCGAGGCCGAAGCGCGTCAGCATCCCGGTCACCCGCCGCTCCACCTCGTCGGTCGGGACGTGACGAAGGCGCAGCCCGTGCGCGAGCTCGTCGAACACGGTTCCGGCGATGAACTGATGCTCGGGATTCTGGAACACGAAGCCGACGCGCGACGCGAGCTCGCGCGGAGACGCTGTGCCGGCGTCGACCCCGTCGACGAACACGCGGCGCCGCGGTGGGGCCACCACGCCCGCGAGCGCCTGGATCAGCGTGGTCTTGCCGGCGCCGTTCGCGCCCACGATCGCTGTGAGGCTGCCGCGTTCGACGTCGAGATCGACGCCGTGCAGCACCTCGGTGCGTCCGCGCCGGACGGTGAGATCGCGAGCGCGGATCACCGGGTCGGACGCGCGGGCGGAGAGCTCCGGATGCTCGGCCGGCTCTCGCGCGGGATCTTTGGGCGTGCCGTACCGCGCGCCAGGCTCTCGCGCGCCAGGCTCTCGCGCGGCGATCGTGCGCGCGGTCGAGGAGCCGGAGCTCTCGAGCGCATCCAGGGCGGTGGACAGCTCGGGCGCCGTGAGCGGAAGCGGATCGAGGGGCAGGCCGGCGTCGCGCAGCCGCAGCCCGGCGAGCGTCGCCGCGGGGAGCCAGACGCCCATGGCGAGCAGTTCGTCGGCGTGGCCACGCAGCACAGCGGATGCCGGACCGTCGAACACCAGCCGCCCCTCGCGGTCGAGCACGAGTACCCGCGTGATGAACTCCATCGCCGCGTCGAGGTTGTGCTCGACCAGGAGGATCGCCCGGTCGCCCGATCCGACAACATCCGCCAGTGCGGCGTACACATCGTCGATGCCCTGCGGGTCGAGGTTCGCGGTGGGCTCGTCCAGCACGATCAGCGGCGATCCCATCGCGAGGGCGCACGCGATCGCCAGACGCTGCCGCCCCCCGCCCGAGAGGAGGTCGGGGTTGTCCGCCCTGCGCTCCCACAGTCCGACGCGGCGGAGGGCGTCTTCCGTGCGGGACTCGACCTCGGCGAGCGGCAGGAGCAGGTTCTCCGGGCCGAACGCGACCTCGTCGTACACGGTGCCGGTGACGATCTGCGCGTCGGGGTCCTGGAACACCATCGCCACGTGCGTGCTCAGCTGCGGCGTCGGCGTCGATGCCGTGTCGAGGCCGCCCGCTTCGACGCTTCCGCTCATCGACGCCGGGACGGCATGGGGCACGAGACCGTTCAGCGCCAGCGTGAGCGTCGACTTGCCCGATCCTGACGGGCCCAGCAGCAGGACGACCTCTCCGCGGCCGATGTCGAACGAGACGCCCTGCGGCGAGGGGTGATCGGCATCCGCGTGGGTGATGGAGAGGTCACGCACGCGGAGAAGGGGCGCGGATGGGCGCACGGCGCAAACCTCGGGTCGGTGGATCGGACTCCTCCAACTTAGCCCAGCCTTACCTATCCCGCCACACGGCGGGAGGTCAGCGCCGGGCGACGCCCGCGCGGCTGAGCGAGGCGCCGACGGCGAGGCCGACGGCGGTCCATGCCACCGGACCCAGCACGGCGATGACGAGGTACGCCACCTGCTCCCACGGCATCCGCACCGAGAGGTCGACCGCGAAGAACACGACCACCGCGACGATGAGGCCGATCACGACCGCCGACACGAAGAAGCGCCATGCGCCCCACGCGCGGTACCGGGTGAGCGCCGCGACGCCCTCCTGGATCGCGCCGAAGAGCAGTGCGGTTCCGATGAAGCGCATCGTCCACGCGGGGTTGAAGGCACTCGCGACGAGTGCGGCGATGACGTGCGTGAGGAGCGCGACGAGCGGGCGCCGCAGCACCTCCTGGGCGATGATCCCCGGCAGCACGTGCGAGCCGAGCACGAGACCGTACAGGAACGCGGGCCCGGTGATCACCGGGATCGTCAGCCAGCCCGCGATGCCTCCGAGCAGACCCGTCGCCACGCCGATCGCTGCACAGACGAGGAGCACACGGGTGGGCAGGGCGCGAGACGAGGGGGCCACGACTCCAGCCTACTGTCGACGAAAAGCACGCGGCTCTGGCCATTCGGCCAGGATTGGCCGCAGCGCCTGGCAGGTGTCGGCGCCCAGGACTAATTTGATCGACGGCGCGGCAACGCGGCCGTGTCATGAGCGTCTGGGAGCACCACATGGGTCGAACACCCCTCCGGATGGCGGCAGCCACCACCCTGGCCACGCTGTTCATCGCTTCTTCGGCGACAGCCGGTTACGCAGGCGTGGGGGAGGTGACGCACCCCGCTCCCGTCGAGGGCACGTCAGGCCACTACATCGTCGTGATGAAGGCCGACCCGCTCGCCAGCTACACCGGCGACGTCAAGGGCCTGAAGGCCACCAAGCCCGCCGAGGGACAGCAGCTCGAGACGCAGTCGCAGGAGTCGCAGCGCTACCTGAAGCACCTGCAGACCGAGCAGAAGGACATCGCCGCGCAGGTCGGGGTCACGCCCGACGCCACCTACCAGGTCGTCCTCAACGGCTTCAGCGCGCAGCTGAGCGGCGAGCAGGTCGACAAGCTGCGGGCCTCGAAAGACGTCTACGGCGTGTACCCCGACGAGATCCGTCACCCCGACGCGCAGACGTCCACCGACTTCCTCGGCCTCGGCGACGACAAGAAGGGCCGCGGAGGCGTCTGGCAGCAGACGGGCGGTGTCGACAAGGCGGGCGAGGGGATCGTCGTCGGCGTGGTCGACACGGGCATCGCGCCCGAGCATCCGTCGTTCGCCGGCAAGAAGCTGAAGAAGCAGAAGAAGCAGGCGAACCGCCACAAGGGCGCCGAGCCGTACACCGACGGCACGTACGTCTACTTCGACAAGGCCGACGGCGGGCAGTTCCAGGCGAAGATGGTCGAGGGCCAGGGCTGGGACAAGAGCGCGTACTCCACCAAGCTCATCGGTGCGCAGTACTTCTACACCGGCGCCGAGGCCGACGGCTTCGACTTCCAGTACGACTACCTGTCCCCGCGCGACGGCGCCGGGCACGGGTCGCACACCGCAAGCACGGCGGCGGGCGACTTCGGCGTGAAGGCCTCGATCGAGAACGTCGACTTCGGCTCGATCTCCGGCGTCGCTCCCGGAGCGAAGATCTCCGCGTACAAGGCGTGCTACGAAGGTCCCGACCCCGCGGTCACGACCGACGACATCTGCGCGCTGAGCGACCTGGTCGCGGCGATCGATCAGGCTGTGGCCGACGGTGTCGACGTGATCAACTACTCGATCGGTGGCGGTGCCGCCAAGACGGTTCTCGGCCCTGAGGACATCGCGTTCTTCAACGCAGCCGCCGCCGGCGTGTTCGTCTCGGCGAGCGCGGGCAACGACGGCCCGGATGCGTCCACCGCCGACCACGCGTCGCCCTGGTACACGACCGTGGCAGCGTCCACCATCCCGACGTGGGAGGGAACCGTGCAGTTCCCCGGCTTCGAGCAGGCCGGCGCGTCGGTGAGCGTGCCGTTCGGCGGCACGGTCGAGGGCCCCTCGGTGTACGCGGGAGACGCCGCGGCGGCTGGGGCTGCCGACGCGCAGCTGTGCCTGCCCGGCACGCTCGACCCCGCGAAGGTCGCCGGCCACATCGTGGTCTGCGACCGCGGCAACAACGCGCGCGCCGAGAAGTCGCAGGTCGTGAAGGAGGCCGGAGGCATCGGCATGATCCTCGTGAACGTGCCAGGCGGTGCCGACTCGCTCGACAACGACTTCCACGCCGTGCCGACCGTTCATCTCGCCGCTGCCTACCGCGACGCGGTGCTCACCTACGTGCGCGGCGGCGTCGATCTGCCGGTCACCCTCGTCGGCGAGAACACGACCGGCGTGACGACCCCGGTGCCTCAGATCGCGGGCTTCTCCAGCCGCGGCCCGATGCTCGCCGACGGCAGCGACATCATGAAGCCCGACGTGGCGGCGCCCGGTGTCGCGATCCTCGCGGCGACGAACAACGGACCAGGCGAGACGCCGACGTTCGGCATCCTCTCCGGCACGTCGATGGCGGCCCCGCACGTCGCGGGCCTCGCCGCGCTGTACCTCGGTGAGCACCCGAACGCGACGCCCGCCGAGATCAAGTCGGCGATGATGACGACGGCGTACGACACGGTGAACGCCGACGGCTCGCCGAACACGAACCCGTTCGAGCAGGGCGCGGGAGAGGTCGAGCCGAAGCGCTACCTGCAGCCCGGTCTGCTCTACCTGAACGCTGCGGCCGACTGGGCGGCGTTCATCGAGGGCAAGGGGCTGGGCGAGTTCGACGGCGTCGAGCCGATCGACGGCAGCGACCTCAACATCGCGTCGTTCTCTATCGGTTCGCTCGCCAGCGCGCAGACCGTGACACGCACCGTGACCTCGACCGAGGCCGGCACGTTCACGGCATCCGTCGACCTCCCCGGTGTGGATGTGACGGTGTCGCCGTCGACGTTGAGCTTCAGCGGTCCGGGCGAGACGGCGACGTACACGGTCACGTTCGACAACCGCAGTGCGCCGGTCGAGCAGTGGGCGACGGGCACGCTGACGTGGAAGAGCGAGAAGAACTCGGTGCGGTCGCCGATCGCGGTGTTCCCGGTGACGGCGGATGCTCCGGCCGAGGCCTCCAGCACGGGCGTCGACGGCACGACGACGGTCGAGGTGACGCCTGGCATCACGGGAGACCTCGCGCTGAACCTGTCGGGCCTCGCGCCGTTCCAGCTGCTCGCCGACCCCGACGGGCGCGTCGAGGGGCACTCGGGTGACGAGGCCTCGGGCGACGAGAACAAGGACGTCGCGTGGATCGTGGACGTGCCGGCCGGCACCACGCTGTCGCGCTTCGACCTCGACTCGTCGGACGACACGGGCAGCGACCTGGATCTGACCGTGTACCGTGTGGTCAGCCCCGACGACCTCCGCTACTACCAGAAGTGGCAGTCGGCGACGGGCTCGGCGGACGAGCGGGTCACCATCACGGCTCCGACTGCGGGCACCTACCTGGTGATCGCGAACGTGTACTCGACCTCGGGTCCGACGACGTGGGACGTGACCTACGCCAACGTGCAGCCCGAGGGGGAGGGCGCGTTCACGGCCTCGCCGAACCCGATCGCCGCGGTGCGCGGTGAGAAGACGAGCTACGAGCTCAGCTGGAGCGGCCTCACCGCCGGCACCCGCTACCTCGGGTTGGTCCGGTACGGCGACTCCGCCGTGTCGACGATCGTCACGGTCGACGCCGAGTAGCCACAGTCGCACGACGCCCCGCATACTCCGCGTGTGCGGGGCGTCGTGCTGTCCGGCGGGCGGCGGGCCCAGCCCGTCCTCCGACTCGCGCGGTGTCGTTTTGTCGGGAGATTTGCTGTTTGTCGGGAGCTTTCGGTGCGACACGCCGGGCACGGCTGGTCCGGTTCCGACGAACCGACCGGCCGACAACCGGCTCGGTTCCCACGAACAGACCCCGGCCCACACCCACGCCCTGCCGACCCACCCCACCCCAGCCCAGGCGGGCGTCGCGTCAGATCGCGCGACCCCGGGGCAGGAGGCGCACCTCGGGCAGAGGCGGGGCCGGGATGCGCACGTCGTGCCCCTCGACCACTCCGAATCGCGGCGAACGGGCCTCCCAATCGTCACGCGCGGCGACGATCTCTTCGTGCGAGCGGCCCGCGAAGTTCCACCACATGACGATCTCCGACTCGAACGGCTCCCCGCCGAGTAGGAAGAGCAGCGCGCCGCCCGCGCTCGAGACCTCGATCTCGTCTCGCGAGTCGCCGAGGTAGAGCATGTCGTTGCGCACCAGCGGATGCTGCTCCACACCGGCGTCGCCCTCGACGAGCATCAGCCCGTGCTCCCAGTCGCCGCGCAGCGGGAGGCGTACGGTCGACCCGGCCGGCACGGAGATCTCGGCGCCGACGATGGGCGTGTGCACGGTCGCGGGCGAGGTCACGCCGGCGAACTCGCCCAGCACGACCGTGGCGACCGCATCCGCGCCGCTCTCCGTGGCCAGGGCGACCCGCGGCAGCGCGGTATGCCGCTCGAACCCGCCTGCCCCGTGTCGCGCCGATTCCGGCAGCACCACCCAGAACTGCAGCGCGTCGAGCGGAACGGGCCCCTCGCCGATCGAGTACTCGGAGTGCGAGATGCCGTTGCCCGCCGTCATCAGGTTCAGCTGCCCGCGCCGCAGGTCGGCATCGCTGCCCAGCGAGTCGCGATGACGGATCTCGCCGACGAGCGGCCACGTCACCGTCTGCAGTCCGATGTGCGGATGCGGTTCGACGCGCATCTTCGTCTCGGCGGGGCCGAATCGGTCGAGGAAGCACCACGCACCGATCGTCGGCAGGTTGCGATGCGGCAGCACGCGCAGGACGTTCATGTTGCGCACGCCTCCGAGCGGGACCTCCCGCGGTTCGAGGACGATGCGGCGCGCCCCGATCACCGGTCGTCGCCCGCCTCCGCAGGTCGGCTGGGCCAGCGGATCTCCGCGCCGTCGATCTCGTGCGTCTTGAGGTACTTCGCGATGTACGGGCAGAGCGGCACGATCGCGTCGCCGGTTGCGGCGGCATCCGTCAGCGCGGCCTTCGCGAGGATGCCGGCGAGTCCCTGCCCCTGGAACGCCGGATCGACCTCGGTGTGCGTGAAGCGGATCGCGCCGGGGCGCCGGTCGAACTCGGCGAAGCCTGCGAGCACATCGCCCACGTGGATCTCGTAGCGGGAGGAGTCGTCGTTGCGCGTGACGGCGGGGTCGGTCATCGGGACTCCTCTTTCGCTCACTGCTCGAAGTAGCCGGCCTGTTCGAGGATGCCCACCGCGTCGTCGCGTGCCGACACGTTGAGCTTCTTGTAGATGGACAGCGCCTGCGTCTTCACAGTACTCGGTGCCACGTGCAGCGCGGCCGCGATCTCCGGAAAAGAACGCGGCAGCCGGAGCTGCTCGGCGACGGCCCGTTCGCGGCGGGTCAACACGGGGAACGCCGGCGGGTCCGCCGTGGCCGACGCGCCCTCTCGGAGCGCGGTGAGCGCGGGCGATCCCGCGTCGCCCGCAAGCTCGAGCGCGCCGATGAGCACCCGCCGGTCGAGCGGATGCAGGAGTGAGAACGTGTCGGCGGGAACCGACCCGCCGAGGATCGCGAAGGCCTCGCCGATCTCGCGATGTCCCAGCTCCGTCATCTGCATGCGGAGGTGCGCGAGCCCCCGGTAGAGCAGGATCGACGTCATCGTGTGCAGGTTGTGCCTCGGGCGGATGCGCATGCACTCCGTCGTCACGCTGAGCACGGAACGCGGGTCGCCGATGCGCAGGTGCGCGACTGCGCGCAGCTGATTCGGACAGCACACGTGCTCGCCCTCGGGTTCCTGCTGGCGCAGGAGTCCGAGGGCCCGGAGCGGCTCGTTGCGTCGGATGAGCGCGAAGGCCTGAAGATGGAGCGCGAGACGGGCGAGCAGACCTTCGCCATCGTGACGTTGTCCCGCTTGGATGACGCGCGACGACAGCGCGACCATCCGATGGTCGTCGCCCGTGAGCATCGCGACGGCGGCGTCGACGAGCTGACAGAGCGGACGCGAATTCGGATCGTGCTCCAGAAGGCGGTGCAGCCGGCCGCTCAGCCGCTGCAGACGCGGCAGGTCGAGCGCCGTGAACGCCAGCGACGCGTCGGCCGCGTCGGCGAGGAACTCGGCCGCGTCGCGATCCCACCCGTGACGCTCCCGGAGAGCCCGCATCTCGCGCTGCTGCTCCTCGGCGACGTCGTGGTCGCGGCTCAGGGCGCTCGCCGCAGCCAGGATGCCGCGGCTGCGAAGGATCCACAGCGCATCTCCGAGATCGAGCGCGTTCGCGACGAGCCGCTCCGCCAGTGCGCCGGCCGCTCCGATGTCACCGGCGCAGATCTTCGCCTCGGCGACGGCGCAGCTGAGCCCGAGCACCACGACCGGCGGAGCCCCCGCACCGGGCGGCGGGAGCGGAACGTCACGCCAGCGATCGGCGAGCTGCGCTGCCGCGCCGGTCTGGCCGAGACGCGACAGCGCCATGATGCGGGCAGCCGCCAGCACGCGATCCTCGTCGGTCCATCGCTCGGTGTCGGGGTCGAGTCCGACCGCACGCAGCGCGTCGATCGCCCTCGGCGAGGGAGGCCTGCGGCCGTGCAGCGCCGATTCGACGAGTTCGACCGCATCCGTCAACTCGGCGGACGCGACGGTGCGCGTAGTCCCCATGGGCGTTCCCCCAACGTCATGTGGATGCCCGGGGCTCGGGTGCCGGGCCGTTTCTTCACTATGTCAGCGCGTGCGGTCAGCGAGTGCTGCGCGGACCGCTCACGCGGATACTGACAGTCGCGGCGCGCGGGAAGGCACCAGAATTCCACCGCCGATTCCACCGGGCGGTGGAGTAACCGGGTGGGTCGGCATCCGTCTCCTCCTTCGGCGCCGTGACTGGGGCCGCTGTTCTGGGGCAGCGGGGCGCGGCGCCGGACAAGGGGGGAAGAGTGAAGAAGAGAGCATTGTCGCGCGGATCGTCTGCGGCGCTTGCAGTGGGGCTGGTCGTCGCCGGGGTCTTCGTGGCCACCGAAGCGCACGCCGACGACACCGTCGGCGCGGCAGGTGAGTCGGTCGGCGTGGAGTCGGTCGCGCTGACATCCGAGACCTCGAGCGCATCGGATGCCGGGGACAGCCAGGGGCCGGGCGGCACGGATGCCGGGAGCAGCGAGGGGTCCGGATGGGTCGATCCGTATGCTCCTGCGGAGCCGCCGTACCCGCCCACTCCGGTGGAGCCGCCGTACCCGCCGACCCCGGTGGACCCGCCGACGCCAGTGGAGCCGCCGGCTCCACTGGTTCCTCCGACTCCGGTCGAATCGACGCACGGCACTCCCGCTGCCTCGGTCGCGGCGTCGTCGGCGGCGCCGAGCGAGCTCGCCCTCACCGGAGGTGCCGATCTTGCGCCGTTCGCGGCGCTCGCGACCGCTCTGCTCGCCGTCGGCGTGGGCCTGCAGGTGGTGACCCGACGCCGCGAGGGGCGGTAGTCGGTTTTCCACCCGATCATCAACCACTGGACGAGTTATCTGTTCGGTGAACGATGGTCCCTTACTGGTGGTGGTGCCAACCGGCATCGCCGTAGAGGCGAATTTTGTAGGGGTCGCCTCACGGGGCGGCTGTCGTTGTGGGGACGGCAGCCGCCTCGAAACCGCTGAGGCCCCGACACCGTCGGGCGAGATCAGAACGATGCCGCTGGGGAGCGCGAAATGAATCTCACGGGAATGCTCGTCGACCTTGCCGGCGTGTTCGCGATCCTCGCGAGGATCCTCGTCTCGGCCGGCACCGCGCTCTTCCTCGCGTACGTCTTCTACATCGCCGGGATGCTGACGATCGCGGCGGCCGTCCGCGCCGTGAGGCGCCTGCTCGGGCGGCGCGCTCCGCGCGTCGCGGAGGCGCGCGCGTGACCTGCGTCGGCGGATGCGGCACCGACATGGTCGTCGCGCTCAACGTCTTCCTGATCCTGGCCTCCGCGGCATACGGGCTGGTGCTCTTCGTGTTGTCGCGCGTCGAGCCGTCGGCGTCGGGCCGTCACGACGGCATCCGAGCACCCTCGTGGCAGAAGCGCCGCGGCGCGCCGATGCCGGCCCTCATCTTCGTCCTGCCGTGTCTGAACGAGGAGAAGGTCATCGCGGCGAGCCTCGTCCGGCTCTCGGCGCTGCGTTACCCCGACATGCAGATCCTCGTCGTCGATGACGGCTCCGACGATCGCACGGCCGAGATCGCCGCCCGGCACGACGCCCCTCGCGTCACCGTGCTGCGCCGCAGTCTCCCGCATGCCCGCGAGGGCAAGGGTGAGGCGTTGAACGCCGCCGTGCAGTACATCGTCGGCAGCGGCATGTGCGCCGGCCGCGATCCGCGCGATGTGGTGCTGTGCGTGCTCGACGCCGACGGCAGGCTCGATCCGCACGTGATGGATGAGGTGCGCCACATCCTCACCGACCCGCACGTCGGCGCCGTGCAGATCGGCGTGCGCATCAACAACCGCGACCGCAACCTCCTCGCCCGCATGCAGGACATCGAGTTCGTGCTGCACACCGAGATCTTCCAGCGCGGACGTCGGCACCTCCGCAGCGTGGGGCTCGGCGGGAACGGCCAGTTCGTGCGACTGGCCGCGCTGAACTCCCTCGGCGTGCGGCCGTGGAGCACGAACCTCACCGAAGACCTCGACATCGGAGTGCGGCTGCTCCAAGCGGGGTGGCGCATCGAGTTCTGCGCCGCGGCGGCGGTCCACCAGCAGGGCATCGAGTCGCTGCGCCCGTGGGTGCGCCAGCGCACGCGCTGGTTCCAGGGCCACCTCCAGTCGTGGGCGCTGATCCCCGGAGTCCTCAGCCGCACGTCCGGCAGGCAGAAGCTCGATCTCGTCTACAACCTCACCAGCCCGTTCCTGCTCTTCGTGAGCTCGCTGCTCTCGGTCGGCTTCTGGCTGTCGCTGGTCTCGGCGCTGCTCCTGATGATCGGCGATGGCCGGATGCCGTCGCCCTGGTGGGCTTCGGCCTACGTCGTCACGTTCGGCCCGATGATCGTCTACGGCACGCTCTACTGGCGCATCGAACGACAGTCCGGCGTCTCGTTCTGGCGGGTCATGCTTCTCATGCACCTCTTCCCGCTGTACACCAGCCTCTGGTACCTGGCCGGCTGGCGCGCTTTCGCACGCGCGATCACCCGCCGCAACGCGTGGGCCAAGACAGATCGCGTCGATGACGACGCGATGCCCGCCCACACCGCGCCCCTTCCGACCCTCGATGGAGGTCATCATGGCGACTGACATGCCGCTCGTCCGTCCTATCAGCGTGCTCGCGGTCTACGGCACCCGCCCCGAGGCGATCAAGATGGCACCCCTGGTGCGGGCTCTGCGCGCCGACCCTCGATTCACCGCCGACGTGGTCGTGACGGGACAGCACGGCGAGATGCTCGACGGGGTCAACCGGCTCTTCGGCATCGAGCCCGACGTCAACCTGCGCATCCATTCCCCCGGCCAGACCCTGACCGACATCACCACGCGCACGCTGGCGCGACTGGGCGAGGTGCTCGCCGAGCGACGACCGGATGCCGTGCTCGTGCAGGGCGACACGAGCACCACGTTCGTCGCCGCTCTGGCCGCCACCTATGCCGGCATCCCGGTGATCCATGCCGAAGCCGGCCTGCGCACGGGGGAGCTGCTGAACCCGTTCCCCGAGGAGGCGAACCGCCGCCTCACGACCCGGCTGTCGAGCCTGCATCTGACGCCGACGGCGACCGCGCGCGACAACCTGCTGCGCGAAGGCGTAGAGGCCCGCGACATCGTCGTCACCGGCAACTCGGTGATCGACGCGCTGCTGCAGACCCTCGACACGGCGCCGCGACTCGACCCGGCACTCGAGGCACGTCTGAGCGAGGGCAGGCCGTTCGTCCTCGTCACCGCGCACCGGCGCGAATCGTGGGGTGAGCCGCTGCGGCGGATCGGGCGCGCGATCGCCCGTCTCGCCGAGCTCTTCCCCGACCACTATCTGGTGTGCCCCCTGCACGCGAACCCGCTCGTCCGGGCCAGCATCGAGCCGGCGGTCGCCGGTCATGACAACGTCGTGCTGACGGCGCCGCAGCCGTACCCGCAGTTCTGCGCCCTGCTGTCGCGCTGCCGGCTCGTGCTCACCGACAGCGGCGGGGTGCAGGAGGAGGCGCCGGCTCTGGGCAAGCCCGTGCTGGTGATGCGTGACACCACGGAGCGCCCCGAGGCCGTCGCCGCGGGTACGGCGGTGCTCATCGGCACGCAGGAGAACGCGATCGTCGACGCCGTCTCCCGGCTGCTCACCGCGGAAGGCGGAGGCGCCGAAACCCGCCCGATCAACCCATACGGAGACGGCCACGCGGCGGAGCGCACGGTGCAGGCGATCGCCCGTCATTTCGGTCTGGACGACCACGTCGACGAATTCGCCGCGTAACGGACGCCTGAGATCGGCCCCGGCTTTCCACCCGTCCTTCGACCAGCAGCGGATTCTCCTGACGACCGGTATGCAATTTCATGAGCAGTGGGAGATGCGAACCGCGCATCCCCGGCACTCCACGATCCCCACACGTGGGAGTGAACCCCATGGAGACATTCGCTCCCCGGCATGTCTCCGGCGGACATCTCCCGTTCCGCCACCGGGGCAGCAGCTTGAATTCGCGGCCGCTGCCCCGGATCTCTTCCCGACGCGTTCCGGCCGCCCGAGCCCCGGCCGCCCGAGCTCCGGCCGCCCGAGCTCCGGGAGCCGCGCCTGTGCACGACGGCCGCGGCGTCGGCGGTGGTCGTTACGCTGGATCCATGCCCTCGACTCCGCACGACCCCTACGAGGGTCTGCCCTACGCCGACGAGCCGTGGGGCGACGACGGATGGGAGCCGTCCGAGCCGCCGGAGCCGATGGACTGGGAGCCGCAGGGCCCAGGGTTCGAGCCGCCACTCGACTGGGGGAGCGGCCC
This Microbacterium sp. XT11 DNA region includes the following protein-coding sequences:
- a CDS encoding ECF transporter S component — its product is MAPSSRALPTRVLLVCAAIGVATGLLGGIAGWLTIPVITGPAFLYGLVLGSHVLPGIIAQEVLRRPLVALLTHVIAALVASAFNPAWTMRFIGTALLFGAIQEGVAALTRYRAWGAWRFFVSAVVIGLIVAVVVFFAVDLSVRMPWEQVAYLVIAVLGPVAWTAVGLAVGASLSRAGVARR
- a CDS encoding energy-coupling factor transporter transmembrane component T, whose translation is MTARIDPYAPLAPATTRWFLYGLNPLAKVAAVLPAIVVLVFVRDVATPAAFLALSYLVLLTGARPSRRNAVILFAALPLGVLLIGAGFSLWVDAARVAGTPPVVELGGWTLRQGALAAGFATSLRLGAIVALALIGGLTTTGPDLVRASVQQLRVPYRIGYTALAAFRFVPRFGHELAVIRAAHRVRGHHGGRGPFARLARAWGYIVPLLAGAIRHAERVALAMDSRAFGAHDTRTERHRVPFRRRDVVFVALMLTASAAIFLALLPWKP
- a CDS encoding ABC transporter ATP-binding protein; the protein is MRPSAPLLRVRDLSITHADADHPSPQGVSFDIGRGEVVLLLGPSGSGKSTLTLALNGLVPHAVPASMSGSVEAGGLDTASTPTPQLSTHVAMVFQDPDAQIVTGTVYDEVAFGPENLLLPLAEVESRTEDALRRVGLWERRADNPDLLSGGGRQRLAIACALAMGSPLIVLDEPTANLDPQGIDDVYAALADVVGSGDRAILLVEHNLDAAMEFITRVLVLDREGRLVFDGPASAVLRGHADELLAMGVWLPAATLAGLRLRDAGLPLDPLPLTAPELSTALDALESSGSSTARTIAAREPGAREPGARYGTPKDPAREPAEHPELSARASDPVIRARDLTVRRGRTEVLHGVDLDVERGSLTAIVGANGAGKTTLIQALAGVVAPPRRRVFVDGVDAGTASPRELASRVGFVFQNPEHQFIAGTVFDELAHGLRLRHVPTDEVERRVTGMLTRFGLDHKADVHPFLLSGGEKRRLSVGTALITGPPVLALDEPTFGQDRARASELLDLLDALRAEGTTVVVVTHDLQLVAEHATHTVILRAGRVHAAGRTHELFRDESVFTSAGLRLPALHRMLAARA
- a CDS encoding S8 family serine peptidase, with the protein product MGRTPLRMAAATTLATLFIASSATAGYAGVGEVTHPAPVEGTSGHYIVVMKADPLASYTGDVKGLKATKPAEGQQLETQSQESQRYLKHLQTEQKDIAAQVGVTPDATYQVVLNGFSAQLSGEQVDKLRASKDVYGVYPDEIRHPDAQTSTDFLGLGDDKKGRGGVWQQTGGVDKAGEGIVVGVVDTGIAPEHPSFAGKKLKKQKKQANRHKGAEPYTDGTYVYFDKADGGQFQAKMVEGQGWDKSAYSTKLIGAQYFYTGAEADGFDFQYDYLSPRDGAGHGSHTASTAAGDFGVKASIENVDFGSISGVAPGAKISAYKACYEGPDPAVTTDDICALSDLVAAIDQAVADGVDVINYSIGGGAAKTVLGPEDIAFFNAAAAGVFVSASAGNDGPDASTADHASPWYTTVAASTIPTWEGTVQFPGFEQAGASVSVPFGGTVEGPSVYAGDAAAAGAADAQLCLPGTLDPAKVAGHIVVCDRGNNARAEKSQVVKEAGGIGMILVNVPGGADSLDNDFHAVPTVHLAAAYRDAVLTYVRGGVDLPVTLVGENTTGVTTPVPQIAGFSSRGPMLADGSDIMKPDVAAPGVAILAATNNGPGETPTFGILSGTSMAAPHVAGLAALYLGEHPNATPAEIKSAMMTTAYDTVNADGSPNTNPFEQGAGEVEPKRYLQPGLLYLNAAADWAAFIEGKGLGEFDGVEPIDGSDLNIASFSIGSLASAQTVTRTVTSTEAGTFTASVDLPGVDVTVSPSTLSFSGPGETATYTVTFDNRSAPVEQWATGTLTWKSEKNSVRSPIAVFPVTADAPAEASSTGVDGTTTVEVTPGITGDLALNLSGLAPFQLLADPDGRVEGHSGDEASGDENKDVAWIVDVPAGTTLSRFDLDSSDDTGSDLDLTVYRVVSPDDLRYYQKWQSATGSADERVTITAPTAGTYLVIANVYSTSGPTTWDVTYANVQPEGEGAFTASPNPIAAVRGEKTSYELSWSGLTAGTRYLGLVRYGDSAVSTIVTVDAE